A genomic region of Kribbella sp. NBC_00382 contains the following coding sequences:
- a CDS encoding MFS transporter: MTHQPAATSIPALAEPSVPVRGRWTAAVVLANVGVFAAFLGPIQVLLAKQSDVIAPGNKEFVFGLVTGIGAAVSVVANPVAGAVSDRTASRFGRRVPWVLGGALGGAAGLLVLSGASAVAVMVVGWCLVQLFCNALLAAITAAVPDRVPKVQRGVVGGWVALAQTIGALIGVGLATVVGGITVGYLACAVFLLLSVVPYVVASGDQRLPSKEPLVWREFLKSFWISPRKYPDFGWAWLTRFLLNVGNALGTLYLFFYLQDAVEYGDPDSGVLILTAVYSLCTILTAVWSGSWSDRTGKRKVFVTWAGVVMAAGALVLAIWPTWIAAIAGAVVLGIGFGVYLSVDFALLTEVLPSARDRAKDLGVINIANSLPQVIAPAIAAPVVKVLGGYPVLYTLAAAVTLAGAVLVRKVRSVA, from the coding sequence ATGACCCACCAGCCAGCTGCCACCTCCATCCCCGCACTTGCTGAGCCGTCGGTTCCTGTTCGGGGACGCTGGACGGCTGCGGTTGTGCTCGCCAACGTGGGTGTCTTCGCCGCCTTTCTCGGACCGATCCAGGTGTTGCTGGCCAAGCAGTCGGATGTGATTGCTCCTGGCAACAAGGAGTTCGTGTTCGGGTTGGTGACCGGGATCGGGGCGGCGGTCTCCGTCGTCGCCAACCCGGTCGCTGGTGCTGTCTCGGATCGGACGGCGTCGAGGTTCGGGCGGCGGGTGCCTTGGGTGCTTGGTGGCGCATTGGGTGGCGCGGCCGGCCTGCTGGTGCTCTCCGGGGCGTCGGCCGTCGCGGTGATGGTGGTCGGTTGGTGCCTGGTGCAACTGTTCTGCAATGCGTTGCTGGCGGCCATCACCGCCGCAGTACCGGATCGGGTACCGAAGGTTCAGCGCGGTGTGGTCGGCGGCTGGGTCGCGCTGGCGCAGACGATCGGCGCCCTCATCGGCGTGGGGCTCGCCACCGTCGTCGGCGGGATCACCGTCGGCTACCTCGCCTGCGCTGTCTTCTTGCTGTTGTCGGTGGTTCCGTACGTGGTGGCCAGCGGTGACCAGCGCCTGCCGTCGAAGGAGCCGCTGGTCTGGCGGGAGTTCCTGAAGAGCTTCTGGATCAGCCCACGGAAGTACCCGGACTTCGGCTGGGCCTGGCTGACCCGCTTCCTGCTCAACGTGGGCAATGCGCTCGGCACGCTCTACCTGTTCTTCTACCTCCAGGACGCGGTCGAGTACGGCGACCCGGATTCCGGCGTTCTCATTCTCACCGCCGTCTACAGCCTCTGCACGATCCTCACCGCCGTCTGGTCCGGCAGTTGGTCAGACCGGACGGGCAAGCGCAAGGTGTTCGTCACCTGGGCCGGCGTCGTGATGGCGGCCGGCGCCCTGGTGCTCGCGATCTGGCCCACGTGGATCGCCGCCATCGCCGGCGCGGTGGTGCTCGGGATCGGCTTCGGGGTCTACTTGTCCGTCGACTTCGCCCTGCTCACCGAGGTCCTGCCGAGTGCTCGTGATCGTGCCAAGGACCTCGGCGTCATCAACATCGCCAACTCGCTGCCTCAGGTGATCGCCCCGGCCATCGCGGCGCCCGTCGTCAAGGTCCTCGGGGGCTACCCGGTCCTCTACACCTTGGCCGCGGCCGTCACTCTCGCGGGCGCAGTACTGGTGAGGAAGGTTCGGTCGGTCGCCTAG